ACGGCGTCGGCCATGTCGCCCACTTCGCCCAACCGGCCCAGCGGTGTCTGTTCGATCACTGCGCCGATGGCGGCTTCGACGGACGGGAAGAGCCCTGCGGCCACCACGTCGGTCGCGAGTTTCTGGCCCATGATGGTGGGCACCAGACCAGGGTAGATGCAGTTCACGCGCACGCCGTAGCCGAGCTTGCCGGACTCCATCGCGCCCACGCGTGTCAGACGATCGACAGCCGACTTGGTGGCCGAGTAACCCGCAATGCCGGGGAAGGCGATGGTGGCCGCGACCGAGGCAATGTTGACCACCGCGCCGCCTTTCCCAGCAGCGCCTTCTGGGCGCATGGCGCGGAACGCGTGCTTCATGCCGAGCGCGGTGCCGACGACGTTCACATCGAGCATGCGGCGCAGATCGGCGGGGTCGATCTCGGCGACCAGCGAGGTGATCTCGATGCCCGCGTTGTTGATCAGCAGGTCGAAGCCGCCGAGTGAACGAATCGTGGCGTCCACCGCCGTGGCCCAGTTGGCGTCGTCGGTCACATCGAGTCGCACGAAGTCCGCCTTGGTGCCATTGGACGCCAGCGCACTGGCGGTTTCGCGCCCGGTGTCTTCCATCACGTCACCGATCATCACGGATGCACCGGCCGCAGCGAGGGCTTGGGCAATGGCTGCGCCGATTCCACGCGCGCCACCGGTAACCAGGGCCTTGCGGCCTTGCAGATCATGAGCATTCACGTTTGTCTCCTTTTGAGGAATTTTGGACACTTGTCAAGAAGTGCGAGGTAACTGTAATTTGAGTTTTGGACAGTCGTCAAGAAAAATTTGGACATTTGTCAAAATGCGCTGGACGATTGTCTAAATCTTTCGTTAGACCCTACAATCCACCTCATGTCAGCCCTTCCACGTACCCGCGACGACAAGTTCAACGAGCGCCGAGCCGAACTCGGTCAGGCGACGCTTGAAACCTTGGCAACGCTTGGCTATGCGCGCACCAGCCTGCGCGAGATCGCCCAGAACTCGCCGTATTCACACGGCGTGCTGCACTACTATTTCTCCGACAAGGTGGATCTGATCCTGTGCAGCGTGCGCCAGTACAAGTCGGTGTGCGTCACGCGCTATGACACGGTCTCGGCGGATGCGCACAGCTATGCGGAACTGCTGGAACGCTTTTGCGACAAGATGGCCGAGACGCTGCGTGACGAGACGTCGATGCATCGCCT
This genomic stretch from Diaphorobacter sp. HDW4B harbors:
- a CDS encoding SDR family NAD(P)-dependent oxidoreductase, translated to MNAHDLQGRKALVTGGARGIGAAIAQALAAAGASVMIGDVMEDTGRETASALASNGTKADFVRLDVTDDANWATAVDATIRSLGGFDLLINNAGIEITSLVAEIDPADLRRMLDVNVVGTALGMKHAFRAMRPEGAAGKGGAVVNIASVAATIAFPGIAGYSATKSAVDRLTRVGAMESGKLGYGVRVNCIYPGLVPTIMGQKLATDVVAAGLFPSVEAAIGAVIEQTPLGRLGEVGDMADAVVFLSSDASRFITGAGLSVDGGMGM
- a CDS encoding TetR/AcrR family transcriptional regulator, yielding MSALPRTRDDKFNERRAELGQATLETLATLGYARTSLREIAQNSPYSHGVLHYYFSDKVDLILCSVRQYKSVCVTRYDTVSADAHSYAELLERFCDKMAETLRDETSMHRLWYDLRSQAMFEEALRDDVLAIDKSLEHMIWRVLTRFSELADAPVRASSEVAYAMFDGVFQHALQKYLQGDQSALVDLQASTSLLVKQLIQEPEAKPVAKKTSKKKA